A window of Geothrix edaphica genomic DNA:
TCTCTTTGGCGGCCTTGAGCCAGCGGATCATGCCTTCGTTCTCGGGAAACAGCTCCATCATGGCGGCGTCCGTCACCGCGATGTCCTCGGGATCGCCCGACAGGGCCGCCCAGCGGAAGGGGCCGATGCCCTTGCAGAAGAGGGGCCGGATGAAGGCGGGCACGAAGCCCGGGAAGGCAAAGGCGTTCTCGAAGCCGGCCCGCTTGGCCTGGGCGCGGATGTTGTTGCCGTAGTCGAAGGTGACGGCGCCGCGACGCTGGAACTCGACCATGGCTTCGACATGGGTCCGCATGGACGCCAGGGCCCGCTCCACGTAGGCCTCGGGCTCCTCCTTGCGCAGGATGGCGGCCTGTTCCAGCGAGAGCCCCGCGGGGATGTAGCCGTTGTATTCGTCGTGGGCGCTGGTCTGGTCCGTGACGAGGTCAGGCTGGAAGCCGCGCTTGAGGATCTCGGGCAGGAGCTCCGCGGCGTTGCCCAGCAGGCCGATGCTCCGGGCCTCGTGGGCGTCCACGTACTGCTGCACCAGGGTCAGGGCCGTGTCCAGGTTGTCGGTCCACTCGTCCAGGTAGCGGGTGTCCAGGCGCTTCTGGATGCGGGTCTGGTCCACCTCGATGCAGAGGGCCACCCCGCCGTTCATGGTGACGGACAGGGGCTGGGCGCCGCCCATGCCGCCCAGGCCGGCCGTGAGGGTCCAGGTGCCGGCCAGTGTCCCGTTGAAGTGCTGGCGGGCGGCTTCGGCGAAAGTTTCGTACGTGCCCTGCACGATGCCCTGGCTGCCGATGTAGATCCAGCTGCCGGCGGTCATCTGGCCGTACATCATCAGGCCCTTCTGATCCAGTTCGCGGAAGTGCTCCCAGGTGGCCCATTTCGGAACCAGGTTGGAGTTGGCGATGAGGACGCGGGGCGCGTCGGGATGGGTCTTCAC
This region includes:
- the hutU gene encoding urocanate hydratase; its protein translation is MTTASDAPIITAPRGTHLHCKGWVQEAALRMLMNNLDPEVAERPEDLVVYGGLGKAARNWDCFYAIVKELKHLNDDETLLVQSGKPVGVVKTHPDAPRVLIANSNLVPKWATWEHFRELDQKGLMMYGQMTAGSWIYIGSQGIVQGTYETFAEAARQHFNGTLAGTWTLTAGLGGMGGAQPLSVTMNGGVALCIEVDQTRIQKRLDTRYLDEWTDNLDTALTLVQQYVDAHEARSIGLLGNAAELLPEILKRGFQPDLVTDQTSAHDEYNGYIPAGLSLEQAAILRKEEPEAYVERALASMRTHVEAMVEFQRRGAVTFDYGNNIRAQAKRAGFENAFAFPGFVPAFIRPLFCKGIGPFRWAALSGDPEDIAVTDAAMMELFPENEGMIRWLKAAKEKIAFQGLPARICWIGAGERHLAGLKFNELVRTGKVKAPIVIGRDHLDSGSVASPNRETEAMKDGSDAVSDWPLLNAMTAVGGGASWVSFHHGGGVGMGYSQHSGVVIVADGTDRADRCIARVLWNDPAMGVFRHADAGYETAREHAETIGLHIPMKG